The stretch of DNA GGGTTGGCTACTGAAGATCCCAATATCCATCTAGCCATATTTATGGAGGTATGTGCTATTGTGAAGATGAATGGTGTTACTGATGACGCCATAAGACTACGACTCTTTCCTTCCTCCTTAAGGGATAGAGTAAGAAAGTGGTTACAATCTCTGCAGCCATGTTCCATAACTACATGGGATGAAATGGCTAGAAAGTTCATGGTGAAATGTTTTCCTCCATCAAAGTCTGCACAGTTGAGAAGTGAGATTGGGCAATTTAGACAGCTTGAGTCAGAGCATTTTTATGAAGCATGGGAGCGATCCAAAGACTTATTACGTCACTATCCACAACATGGCTATGAGAGCTGGATGCAAGTCTCAATTTTCTACAACGGGTTGAATGGACCAACTAGGACTATTATTGATGTTGTTGTTGGAGGAGCATTATTATCTAAACATATAACTGAAGCCATTAAtttattggaggagatggccaCCAATAGCTATAATTGGCCTAATGAAAGAAATACTCACAAAAAGTTGGCTGGGTTACATGAAGTAGATCCTATGACAAACATAGCAGCTCAAATTTCTGCTTTATCTAATCAAGAGGCAGCCTTAGTTAATCATAAGAATACATCAACTGTAGAAAATGTTGTTGCTGCATCTACATCACAAGGGCCTGAGATGAGTATAGAACAAGCACAATATATGGCCTATAAAACTTACAATAACAACTACCGGGGAAATCCAATGCCTAACTACTACCATCCGGGGTTGAGAAACCATGAGAATCTTTCTTATGGTAACACTAAAAATGTCTTGCAACTACCTTCTGGGTTTAATACACAACAACAAGAAGAGAAGAAGTATTTAGAAGACATTCTGGGCACTTTTATGATAGAATCCAAAAAGAGGTTTAACAAGAATGAAACAAAGTTAGACAACATAGAAACTCATATTTCTAACATGGATTCTTCCATGAAGAACATAGAGGTGCAAGTGAGAAAATTGGCCAATGTTGTGAGTGCTTTACAGAAAAATAGTAGTTTTCCTAGTGATACAGTTGTTAATCAGAAACAACAATGTAATGCCATCTCACTGAGGAGTGGTAAAGTACTAGATGGGGGTGTAGAAGACAAGTCAACTAGTTCTGAGGTTGAAGACACAGTAGAAGCCAAAGAAGAGACTTCTTAAGATAAGCCTACTGAAAACTCTATGAAGAAAGAAGATCTTCCAATGTATAAATTGGCAATTCCTTATCCTTAAagatttatgaagaagaaactTGATGAGGAGTTTGCTAAGTTCTTggaaatttttagaaaaatcaacatcaacattcctttcaTTGATGCATTAGAGAAGATGCCAAATTATGTTAAGTTTATGAAGGAGGTGTtgacaaagaaaaataaatttatggaTTATGAACTTTGAGCTCAATTGAGTAATGTAGTGCCATAATTCAGAAGAAGTTGCCTCAAAAGCATAAAGATCTAGGTAGCTTTTCAATTCCTTGTGAGATTGGttgtttaaaatttgaaaagtcTTTATGTGATCTTGGGACTAGCATAAATTTAATGCCACTTTTGGTATTCAAAAAGTTGGGCATTGGTGAAGTAAAGCCTACAACAATTTTATTACAATTGGTGGATCGATCATTCACTTATCAAAGAGGAATAATAGAAGATGTTCTAATTAAAGTGGGTAAGTTAGTATATCCAGCTGATTTGTGGTACTAGACATGGAAGAAGACAAGGATATGCCATTGATTCTTGGGCGCCCTTTCTTAGCAACTGGTGGTGCACTTATAGATGTTCGAAGAGGCCACTTAACCTTGAGTGCTAATGATGAAGAAATCAAGTTTGATATTTATAAGTCTTCTAATCAAGCCGATATTGAGAATACATGCAATATGGTTGAGTCTTGTAATTCCAATGAAGATAATCGAGAGACTAATCATAAAGAAAAGACAAAGAAGCCTCGAGATAAAAAGAAACTAAAGGAGGAGTTTTTAATAGGGAAACAAGTGTTGGTGAttcattcaaaatttaaatcttTGACAAGTAACGTTATCTCAAGATGGAAAGATCCTTTTAAATTCAAAGAGTTACATCCTTGTGGCCTTGTAAGTATTAAAAGTGAGAAATTTGAGATTCTAAAGGTTAACAAGCGTAAACTGAAGGCATGCACTGATGAGCTCCGACGACCATATCAACCACCTAGGGGTAATGATGATGATCCACCTGCTAATGATGGCCGTGGTAGAGCTATGGACCCGTAGTCCTAGCTGCTCTGGATCATTTTCtctcatttaattttattacacaGTGGGGACACtgtttattttaagttttggGATGGGAAgacaatttttatgtttttttattttttttttaattttttttaattaattttttttttggatgacTATATCAATGTTAACTTATGACCTAAGGGAATTCGATGATGAACATATGCTAAACTCTTTGACACTATTTAGTATGTGTGAGAAACTTTTGGATTGTGTGCTTAACCTGTTATGCTTGAGTTATGTGTTGTTCTACTTGTTCtatatattgtaattttatGTGCTTATATAGATTTGGTTGATATTGAGACAACGAGAACTTGTGTGATTAATTtattgaggcgaaatcctaaaTCTTTGTTGTGTAGAGATGATTAAGGCAATTTTCTTTGAACCGTTTGAGCCAAAAACCTAACCTTAATATATTATCCTTTGTTATCCTATTTTGAGCCTAATTTCTCTAATTTTTATTctctattaaaaagaaaaagcatATTTATCCTTGATTATGAGCCATGAACTTAAATAAATTATCCTTACCCTATTTTGCACCATAAACATAGGTTGTTGTGTATTGAATGAAAAATATGATGTAAGTGGGATGAGTGATTATTTTTTCTTAGAATTATGTTGGAAAGGGTGCATGTGGATAGAGAGTTATAATCCAAGTATATTATGTTGAAATATtctcttgtaaaaaaaaatccataatatgaataaaaataGCAAGAgataaatttaataagattataacTCTAATTATGTGAACAAAGGGGTATCAAATGAGGAAAATATTATCGGGAgaaaagtgttggaaattattttaccaggatcttagatctactcacaagtatgttgattaacaccctaaatatgaactttctaaaacgatgaaataaacacatataaagtttaggaaaccttacattgggtgcagcggaatataatgactccttccgttcagatatctagcccttgattcctttacgtagcgagcattatcaatatacgaacctggatctctttctgcgAATCTTTGAtctttgaaactccttcttgctgaatgtctttcttcacgatcttcctcactatgattgaggtatcacttgctgtgtgtgggcactactcatacactaaggatttcgaaattcaagagggaagagaaagaagaagtggcagctaaagatagggagagagaaaggctcaggtttttctctgaaggaaaaatagaaaatttaagtgtaaatttcctgaagccttcactatcaatttatagcattccactagggttaggtttgaattatttggcattaaaataatgaaaaaatcagtttaaatttcctacaaaagtggatggccctatacaagtggatttgggcctcactttttgcaattttgcagttttatcttttctgcatctgattttctcaaaaacgccaattttctaattcaaccatttaaatgccaattctaactatttaataactataaataattattaaataatattgtcatttatcatatttattaattgaaccatacaaagtatcataattaacaaatatgcccctataaactctttctttacaatttcgcccttacttagtgaaaaattcacaaatagacatagtctaacttgagaattataattgattaataaaaaccaattatatgagtcttacaagcaaaattatctcaactagtggggggaccatgggtctatataaccgagcttccaataagtagatcaagaatttagcactaaaattcactaacttattaattcttcgttgaatccacgcatagaacttagaattgcactctcagtatatagaatgctctatatgttccaccatatagacacatcattagttatccattgttataatcctaatgtgatcaatgatcctctatatgaatgatctacactgtaatgggattaaattaccgttacaccctacaatgtatttattccttaaaatacttgaccccgtataaatgatatttcagcttatgtgaaatgagtactccaccatttatgttcgtttggtcaagctcgatggagatcatcctttgcttactattcgcgagatagaagctatagattccatgtttatgatagcgctcccactcaattgcactaccgtgttcccaaaatgtacgtatcaccctgacctaaaagtaggcttaactaacaaatcaaagaacacgaatagcctttcgagattgagcctaatcataacaggattaagaacatttgatctaggatcaactaggcgatattgacttgagtagatattacggtaagtttaataaatctaagtcaaagttcaatatcggtcccttccgatgcatactccatgcatccaacctgagctttactttaaccaatgctttggaaagaacatagcacttctccaaatgcaagtaaactctgttgtagattatcatatcagtaaaaccctatgtctgataaatctaggaaactttattcacatagtcatgtttactttccaatgtgttgacggcacaataaacgggatcaagtatgtgaaaagggtttcggtatgaatttatacattatgtacatataatcatgaaataaatcatgtgaaccatgcaacattaaatgttatttctgatctatattaataagtaaatctgattatattgaaatgagttttatttagggcataaaacccaacaaactcccacttgcactaatgtaaaacaaaaagtgcgtttcaaataatctcaacaccttgatatacaaatcaagtgtagtagtagtaaactcctcgtaataggatctgaaaggttgaattaaacacaaccttttctccaccattactcttcctttaatcacaaaatcattgataatgtgaaattcctctctatatgtctactctcttgggatactggattctatacctttggcaactacttttggttaatcaggaaattaacactagtagtttaaggcaatttggaatgatgccaaaaatgtatagaactttccttaggctgaataagtacctttcctgcaaccttaacattcagtctctctctggtagacctagagacttcagataggtttttacagttctccaaaatcactattccacccccagagtaaccaccatcttatcagaaagatttactagcacaaaggcaaatttcgaaatctgatatggtgtagtctaagagttttaaacacacccttatagactaacatatagttcctcttcttaatcttaagatttacttgattgtcttccaatgttcttctcctagattaatctgatacctactcattactcccactcaacagcaggtgtctggtctaaggcatacaaaagcatatctaagacctctcactgttgatttaagaaattctttcatggctttatcttttctggaatagttgagacttttccttagataaataaaatctatacctaagaagttgtgaagcttctatagattgccattagaaagaaaatgcttcagcatcttactaaagtaagttgcttgcattagagtaagtaattaccaggtataccacaagccataggtttagataaactcaaacctataatactaggaacaggaagtttgttaagtccatagaatagacttattaactaaaatttccttttatgtccttgtaatagaaaactttaggttattccatgtgaatggattaaaccatagttctattggcttttcttcctagtttcttatcttgacaatccattacttgtttaaactcacaatggattttaatcactagtgtctcccaagtcatgagaaggtgaattcctagaaactctcccactacgacaaggtaccgtgaattatgtttaagaaaactaaatggtattaacctctttggttgtgacaagacaacagaggcagtgggatcatcatatgtcaaataagatgatagaacacatttggaatcaagaattaaatatctcctttatttggtacttgttttcagacttagtcattatcttagaaaagtagtatttgtttgagcaaacactttcttatctattgacaatgggatggtccacccctaatcacttagaatagctaacaaaccatggataacagttctagcttttcttaagattttgattaggtcatccatgaatctagtaatgatttacattaagtatacaaccattacatcattctgaaattgtattaccatagaaggaattaggcaacgactagtaacgaATCATCAatgtgcaaatcgaaatttctggggaggtaagtttggatataattcaaaatcaatttaatgatctttgaactgcatatctactaactatttctccacccctatcagttcgcaagatctttaaccacttaccttaatggttttaaccattgctagaaatttagaaatttttcaaacatttcaaatttctttacataaggtataatctagagtgatcgttttaagaatacaacgaaaaactcatatccacccctgaatgtacatccatctgcgaatgagatgaactactttcagtggatataggttattaactctttgcagagattgatcttgtcaaatccactatgaacaagatacaaatgccatagattaaaaaaatgtggtagtgtcttttgatgacttaggtttagttacatcaaagaattcttagaatagtgcaagtggatcctggtcacagaatacctaactcatattccatacagtttgaatccattaatagaagatggatattaaacccttgtgaaggtgtaactgtattgtattctggaattagaaatataagaaaatttctgtttggaatctaaaattaaagtcaaagacttaaatttataccaaatataatgagtaattctatcttggaccagcactactaataccaactctaagtcagatttgcccatacaagtaggagatttctaagattgaggatttatatcaattgggaatagaatttcgggattataatcataagcgtcatttaatttcttaagagaaaatatagaatgacatgaaatgatttatagaccattcatccaatgatatgttttgaagctaattcaaaatgaataagctaagaggaattaggataatttcgtttataaataagaatccaacgatgcttcgattagtgaaagtcaaagtaatcttatttatacaatcttcttgtttcatatcgtaacaatactagtctaaggtgtcatcaattgatgaacaactagatgtcgcatatacaatatttatctttcgagatctaacactattatgtatgtctaatggtgaaaatccactagggatttatctcattagataaacaagccaagttagaccaacaatgaagatttgaaattaaactacaacttaatatcagaaaataacatggttcaatataaattcatacacaattcagaaattataagcatatagcaagtaggaatgacaagtaaaaatactaaaacatacaatcctaaataatttccaaggttttcaacaaactgatatcagtgtcccgtttaggcgagagtcaaagctaccattcattgaatagagttgtcagctcgtctaaaatgttaaacattctaggaaccttttattcgatcatgattggaattcagcgttgtcccgtttaggcgagagtcaaggcaattctatcttatgagcttccaccattgtttcataatttgcaagtcaagtatggtcgccaccattagggtgatccataccatacaaaacacttacaaactacttatcatgcgaggttaaacggtgcgaaattgctaatgaacgttcctccattagggaggattactcactaaaacaaacgcggtgtaaaacccacaatggagatcgaatatcttaataataaggctcattatttaaaaagagttgtattttctttgattctctttatttaatctatttattttaaatatatatttatttaaaatttccaatctagaatgaaaaattctaaatataaattttaatttaatatttataaattttacttagatggatatgaaaataacatgaattatttccatcttagtaataatttccaataaatatttagaaaaatattcaatttaagttgttacaaaattaatttaaattaatttacaactcaaattttattttctataaatatatattgcatttcgaaaaattaaagtatttaagaatacaattttcgaaaaaatgcatgttaaaataaaaaataaatcctcgaaaaattattctaatttaatgttggcccaaaattaattaataaaattaatttacaataaaaaatataattttcctatttaattaaatttataagaaaaatttcaaatatttaagtatgatgatgaaaatcaacttaaatattaattttctatttaattaaatacattagaaaagtacttcaagcaaaaatatcgcctatctagattttcctttgtctaattaattcaatatctaataatatattttaattcatttattttaaattaatcagttaatgaaaaaatcatttatttaagttggtccaaaattaaaataaataatttacaacttcaatctatttttcaaataaaattcgaaattccagaatttaagaaatgcaatttcgaaatttgattaataaaataaagaaaaaatatattttgaaaattatttaaatttagttgaaaaaataaatttcaactaaaaataattttctatttaattaaatgtcatgaaaaagaaatatttaagtatgatgataaaaatcaacttagatatttaatttttaaattaattaaatgtatgaaattcaagaaataaataattaagtgtagagaaggcttaattattaatctctagtttaatactaggaaaaaaaataaattgtaccaaaattaattatttaaaataattaatttcacaatttataatattttcctattttaatattagaaataataagtagtctagaaataactatctagaaaatatcttatttgactaagtatcttttccacaaaatttgaaaaaatatctaatttaagttgtattagaaaaaaaatctagaacctaaatatttttcaaatttaaatttaattaaacatcaaaaattaagttgtaaccacttaatttgaaaatattccattttaagttaatattcgaaaagatattaacttaaaaaatatctaaagaatcttaataaccaatgcctaaaattcttcaacttaattttaaaattttaaatccaaaagatattcagttttaagttggttagttgtagataattaaatatcaacttaaataggaatatttaatgaaaaatttaaattaagctccagaaagaatctagatggttataattctatatttaattaaatacaagaaaatacatatcgtttagcttagaataaaaattctttaaactatatttttcttaaattaatttcaaaataaatgaaattaattatgttgctaatcaattttattaggttaaactagtttaattaacctagtacagttattcaaatcaagcaaatggcccttcacaattggggtggttcatgtgagggggtgctgggttcagtatgtcgtacccactattatggctcccaactctcacacaaggcccaaaagagaggaatttaaccttaataagaacaactgttattaattgaataggcccaaaaactaaatgggcctaaataaattctatcaagaactatgataatttattttagcaacaacaacctatatgtatctataataaaattaaacacataggctcacacaggcacactttggatgggtcatatcatgttgctaggtcatacacagatgaaagaagtttgtaaatatacctgctacaaattattatcttgaccaagggagccatcagatcaatagatctagcaaaaggtaaccatggctatttgcaatcaagtaataataggttttgaaaacttacacataagctaaaacacaaactcctgcaacaaggttagctggatagttggatgtaggatttatttaattttaaattaaataattaatttcgaaataatcaattaattaaaaaaaaaatattttcgaaaattttaaaaaaaatttgaaaaattcgaaattaaaaaaaaattaaatttaaaattaaacctacaattttgaaaaattaggtttcaaccaacctaaatatcatttcaaaatttgctaactacttttaaaatttaaatgttattttataaataaaaattaaataaaaaattagaaaagacaaatgaatatctttttcagattttaaatgtaatttaaataaataaaatagcaaaatttaaaagttaacaaaatatcttatatctatttaaaattacatgattatagttatcttattttaaatttaaataaggtcaaattatttaaaaaaaaaaagatttaatttaaaaaatttaaaatctaaccttaaatttaaaaataagataagatataatcaaatttaaaaataagatagataattaagcaaaaagatagatactaattatattcaaattcaaattacactaatatcttgaattaaatttaaacaatattaaattaattcaaaatgataattagaattgaattaggaatagtaatagtataaatatataactacacaaaaaatcgaaagttagttccatgaaaaagcatgaaaaatcgaagaaaaacgaaaaaattgtgagctgtacggacagtttccgCGAtcgtaggaaaatttcagcacagctccgattttttagaatcttcaaaaaatcataactaattcaaattaaatcgaaattgagttctgtaaaaggctaaattgcttaattttttccatactatccaataaaaataatttcagaaacagaatcgtaattattttttacgaaaatttacaaacatcaatcaatcatcaaataacactcaatacaacatgataccatccaaaaacaaacaaacaatcattttaaagtccaaatttcttgcaagtaaatcaattaccatggctctgaggccagttgttggaaattattttaccaggatcttagatctactcacaaatatgttgattaacaccctaaatatgaactttctaaaacgatgaaataaacacatataaagtttaggaaaccttacattgggtgcagcggaatataatgactccttccgttcagatatctagcccttgattcctttctgtagcagagcattatcaatatct from Cannabis sativa cultivar Pink pepper isolate KNU-18-1 chromosome 2, ASM2916894v1, whole genome shotgun sequence encodes:
- the LOC115720188 gene encoding uncharacterized protein LOC115720188, producing MAANNNIGLNNNQPAPAAADAQPRVVRDYCLPVVNENLTCIANQSLLLFGGLATEDPNIHLAIFMEVCAIVKMNGVTDDAIRLRLFPSSLRDRVRKWLQSLQPCSITTWDEMARKFMVKCFPPSKSAQLRSEIGQFRQLESEHFYEAWERSKDLLRHYPQHGYESWMQVSIFYNGLNGPTRTIIDVVVGGALLSKHITEAINLLEEMATNSYNWPNERNTHKKLAGLHEVDPMTNIAAQISALSNQEAALVNHKNTSTVENVVAASTSQGPEMSIEQAQYMAYKTYNNNYRGNPMPNYYHPGLRNHENLSYGNTKNVLQLPSGFNTQQQEEKKYLEDILGTFMIESKKRFNKNETKLDNIETHISNMDSSMKNIEVQVRKLANVVSALQKNSSFPSDTVVNQKQQCNAISLRSGKVLDGGVEDKSTSSEVEDTVEAKEETS